A region of Beijerinckia sp. 28-YEA-48 DNA encodes the following proteins:
- a CDS encoding XdhC family protein, protein MDLALLSAMNVERAARRACILVTDAADGTQRLVKGADIATDSLAYVLDAALRSGKSGTVEVNGKDYFLTVQVPPVRLFVIGAVHASQALAPLARVAGFDMTVIDPRTAFATPERFADVKLLAEWPQDVLPGLKLDRYSGLACFTHDPKIDDPALELALSADCFYVGALGSRKTHARRVERLQAKGFTEEQIARIRAPIGMDIGAVSPAEIAVSVLAEIILSLRKKPLRTETDKRAGAAIGASA, encoded by the coding sequence ATGGACCTCGCGCTTCTTTCCGCCATGAATGTTGAACGCGCCGCGCGTCGGGCCTGCATTCTCGTCACCGATGCCGCCGATGGCACGCAGCGCCTTGTGAAAGGCGCCGACATCGCCACTGACAGCCTTGCCTATGTGCTGGACGCAGCGCTGCGCTCCGGCAAGAGCGGCACGGTGGAAGTGAACGGCAAGGACTATTTCCTCACCGTGCAGGTGCCGCCGGTGCGGCTCTTCGTCATCGGCGCCGTACATGCCTCGCAAGCGCTGGCGCCGCTCGCCCGTGTCGCTGGGTTCGACATGACCGTCATTGATCCGCGCACCGCCTTCGCCACGCCCGAGCGCTTCGCCGACGTGAAGCTGCTGGCTGAATGGCCGCAGGATGTCCTGCCCGGCCTGAAGCTCGATCGCTATAGCGGCCTTGCCTGCTTCACCCACGATCCGAAGATCGACGATCCGGCCTTGGAACTGGCGCTCTCGGCCGACTGCTTCTATGTCGGCGCGCTCGGCTCGCGCAAAACCCATGCGCGCCGCGTCGAACGCTTGCAGGCCAAAGGCTTCACCGAAGAACAGATCGCCCGCATCCGCGCCCCCATCGGCATGGATATCGGCGCGGTCAGCCCGGCTGAAATCGCTGTCTCGGTTCTGGCCGAGATCATCCTGTCCTTGCGCAAGAAACCGCTCCGTACAGAAACGGATAAGCGGGCGGGCGCGGCGATCGGAGCCTCGGCGTGA
- a CDS encoding XdhC family protein has translation MLATDEDILAKAEEWRKAGKGVAIATVTQTWGSAPRPVGSHLVIDEDGLFLGSVSGGCVEGEVVTEALDVIGDGKSRTLEFGVADETAWRVGLSCGGRIKVYVEKVD, from the coding sequence ATGCTCGCAACCGATGAAGACATTCTCGCCAAAGCCGAGGAATGGCGGAAGGCCGGAAAAGGCGTCGCCATCGCCACCGTCACCCAAACCTGGGGCTCCGCCCCGCGCCCCGTCGGCAGCCATCTCGTCATCGACGAGGACGGGCTGTTTCTCGGCTCCGTCTCCGGCGGCTGCGTCGAGGGCGAAGTGGTGACCGAGGCGCTCGACGTGATCGGCGACGGCAAGTCCCGCACGCTTGAGTTCGGCGTCGCCGACGAGACCGCCTGGCGCGTTGGCCTGTCCTGTGGCGGCCGCATCAAGGTCTATGTGGAAAAGGTGGACTAA
- a CDS encoding class II aldolase/adducin family protein gives MTTDTSLRRDIIRIAQEMDHLGFAPSKSGNVSARAPHGLLITPSALPYAQTKPADLVLLDLDGKVLAGKQPPSSEWRFHAAIYRARPEVNAIVHTHSPRATALSCARRGLPAFHYMIAIAGGHDIRCAPYATFGTQALSDHAVRALKDRKATLLSNHGVIALGTTLEAALTVAKEVENLSGEYLDLLAAGLKPVILDKAEMKKVLAQFAAYGRKG, from the coding sequence ATGACGACGGATACGTCCCTTCGCCGCGACATCATCCGCATCGCGCAGGAGATGGATCATCTCGGCTTCGCGCCATCGAAATCCGGCAATGTCTCGGCGCGCGCGCCTCACGGCCTTTTGATCACGCCCTCGGCCCTGCCCTATGCCCAGACCAAGCCCGCCGATCTGGTCTTGCTCGATCTGGATGGCAAGGTTTTAGCAGGCAAACAACCGCCCTCGTCCGAATGGCGCTTTCACGCCGCCATCTATCGCGCCCGGCCGGAGGTGAACGCCATCGTTCACACCCATTCGCCGCGCGCCACGGCCTTGTCCTGCGCCCGGCGCGGCCTGCCGGCTTTTCACTATATGATCGCCATCGCCGGCGGCCACGACATCCGCTGCGCGCCCTATGCGACCTTCGGCACGCAAGCCCTCTCCGATCATGCGGTTCGCGCCCTGAAAGACCGCAAAGCGACCCTGTTGTCGAACCACGGCGTCATCGCCCTCGGCACGACGCTCGAGGCCGCTCTCACCGTCGCCAAGGAAGTTGAAAATCTCAGCGGCGAATATCTCGATCTGCTCGCGGCCGGCCTGAAACCTGTTATCCTGGACAAGGCCGAGATGAAGAAAGTTCTCGCGCAATTCGCCGCTTATGGCCGCAAGGGCTAG
- the mtnA gene encoding S-methyl-5-thioribose-1-phosphate isomerase: protein MQIGGRHYRTIWEDERRNVVVIDQTKLPFALETLTLKTSADAARAIKDMIVRGAPLIGATAAWGVALAMRDDPSDAALAYALASLGATRPTAVNLHWALRRMQSVLLPLPPEQRAASARIEAINLCDEDATTCRAIGEQGLPLLRQAAARKDGATLNILTHCNAGWLACVDYGTALAPIYLAHDSGIDVHVWVDETRPRNQGASLTAYELGAHGIKHTVIADNAGGHLMQHGEVDLCIVGSDRTTAQGDVANKIGTYLKALAAFDNHVPFYVALPFSTIDWSLGDGINEIPIEERAAGEVTDMTGIDADGTRRTIRIVAPGSNAANPAFDVTPARLVTALITERGVTPATAAGLAALYPQAERV, encoded by the coding sequence ATGCAGATCGGCGGCCGGCACTATCGCACCATTTGGGAAGACGAACGGCGAAATGTCGTCGTCATCGACCAGACGAAACTGCCGTTCGCCTTGGAAACCCTCACGCTCAAAACCTCCGCCGACGCGGCGCGTGCAATCAAGGACATGATCGTGCGCGGCGCGCCGCTGATCGGCGCCACCGCCGCCTGGGGCGTTGCCCTTGCCATGCGCGACGATCCCTCCGACGCGGCGCTGGCCTATGCCCTCGCTTCGCTGGGCGCGACACGGCCGACGGCGGTGAACCTGCATTGGGCGCTGCGCCGCATGCAGAGCGTGCTGCTGCCGCTCCCACCAGAACAACGCGCCGCAAGCGCCCGCATTGAAGCCATCAATCTGTGCGACGAGGATGCCACCACCTGCCGCGCCATCGGCGAACAAGGCCTGCCCTTGTTGCGTCAAGCAGCGGCACGCAAAGATGGCGCCACCCTCAACATTCTCACCCATTGCAATGCCGGCTGGCTCGCCTGCGTCGACTACGGCACGGCGCTGGCGCCGATCTATCTCGCTCACGATTCTGGCATCGATGTGCATGTCTGGGTCGATGAAACCCGCCCGCGCAACCAGGGCGCGTCCCTGACCGCCTATGAGCTGGGCGCCCACGGGATCAAACATACCGTCATCGCCGACAATGCCGGTGGCCATCTCATGCAGCACGGCGAGGTCGATCTGTGTATCGTCGGCTCCGACCGCACGACCGCGCAGGGCGATGTCGCCAACAAGATCGGCACCTATCTCAAGGCCCTCGCTGCCTTCGACAATCACGTGCCCTTCTATGTGGCGCTGCCATTCTCGACCATCGACTGGTCGCTTGGTGACGGCATCAACGAAATCCCCATTGAGGAACGCGCCGCCGGCGAAGTCACGGACATGACCGGCATCGATGCCGACGGCACGCGGCGCACCATCCGCATTGTCGCGCCCGGATCGAATGCCGCGAACCCCGCCTTCGACGTCACACCCGCCCGCCTCGTCACCGCATTGATCACCGAGCGTGGTGTGACGCCGGCGACAGCAGCGGGGCTCGCCGCGCTCTACCCCCAGGCCGAGCGCGTATGA
- a CDS encoding adenine phosphoribosyltransferase codes for MNEPYSNDLKQAIRTIPDYPKPGVQFRDITTLLGDARAFRRAVDELVQPVAGTKIDKVAGIEARGFILGGAVAHQLSAGFVPIRKKGKLPHKTASIAYSLEYGVDEMEVHSDAIHAGERVIIIDDLIATGGTAEAAVKLMKSIGADVVAACFVIDLPDLGGAKKIRALGVPVRTLMTFDGH; via the coding sequence ATGAACGAACCTTATTCGAACGATCTGAAACAGGCGATCCGCACTATTCCGGATTATCCCAAGCCTGGAGTTCAGTTCCGCGACATCACCACTCTGCTCGGCGATGCCAGGGCCTTCCGCCGCGCCGTCGATGAATTGGTGCAGCCCGTGGCTGGCACCAAGATCGACAAAGTGGCCGGCATCGAGGCGCGCGGTTTCATCCTCGGCGGCGCCGTGGCGCATCAATTGTCGGCCGGCTTCGTGCCGATCCGCAAGAAGGGCAAGCTGCCGCACAAGACCGCCTCCATCGCCTATTCGCTCGAATATGGCGTCGATGAAATGGAAGTGCACAGCGACGCCATCCACGCTGGCGAGCGCGTCATCATCATCGACGATCTCATCGCCACCGGCGGCACGGCGGAAGCCGCGGTGAAACTGATGAAATCCATCGGCGCCGATGTGGTCGCCGCCTGCTTCGTCATCGACCTGCCGGATCTCGGTGGTGCCAAAAAGATCCGGGCGCTTGGCGTGCCCGTGCGCACCTTGATGACTTTCGACGGTCACTGA
- a CDS encoding S-methyl-5'-thioadenosine phosphorylase, with protein MTKAIVGIIGGSGIYDLPGLENLREERLTTPFGDPSDALRFGRIGATEAVFLPRHGRGHVLSPSGINYRANIHALKQVGVTDVISVSACGSFKPELVPGLFVLVDQFVDRTHGRASTFFGNGCVAHVSMAHPVAPLLRERILQAAQAEDVPVIKGGTYVCMEGPQFSSYAESLSYKAQNYDVIGMTAMPEAKLAREAELSYATIAMVTDYDCWHPEHDAVDVASVIKTVHENAGKAAKLLARVLRDFPAEHEPCPIGSDRALDAALITAPSARDPALLDKLKIILARTTAA; from the coding sequence ATGACCAAAGCGATTGTTGGCATTATCGGCGGATCGGGCATTTATGACCTGCCAGGTCTTGAAAACCTGCGCGAGGAAAGGCTGACGACCCCGTTCGGCGACCCGTCGGACGCGCTGCGTTTCGGCCGGATCGGCGCGACGGAAGCGGTCTTCCTGCCGCGTCATGGGCGTGGCCATGTGCTGTCCCCCTCGGGCATCAATTATCGCGCCAATATCCATGCGCTCAAACAGGTCGGCGTGACCGATGTCATTTCCGTCTCCGCCTGCGGCTCGTTCAAGCCGGAACTGGTGCCAGGCCTGTTCGTCCTCGTCGATCAATTCGTCGATCGCACCCATGGCCGCGCCTCGACCTTCTTCGGCAATGGCTGCGTCGCCCATGTCTCCATGGCCCACCCAGTCGCGCCACTCTTGCGCGAACGCATACTCCAGGCGGCGCAGGCAGAAGACGTGCCGGTCATCAAGGGCGGCACTTATGTCTGCATGGAGGGGCCGCAATTCTCCTCCTATGCGGAATCCCTGTCCTATAAGGCGCAAAATTACGACGTCATCGGCATGACCGCGATGCCCGAAGCAAAACTGGCGCGCGAAGCGGAACTCTCCTACGCCACCATAGCGATGGTGACTGATTATGATTGCTGGCATCCTGAACACGATGCGGTCGATGTCGCCTCGGTGATCAAAACCGTCCATGAAAACGCCGGCAAGGCCGCGAAACTTCTGGCGCGTGTGTTGCGCGATTTCCCGGCCGAACACGAACCCTGCCCGATCGGCTCCGACCGGGCGCTGGACGCGGCCCTGATCACCGCGCCCTCGGCGCGCGATCCCGCTCTACTCGACAAACTGAAAATCATCCTGGCGCGCACGACTGCCGCCTAA
- the msrP gene encoding protein-methionine-sulfoxide reductase catalytic subunit MsrP, with protein sequence MNVIHRRGWEIPEREATPEHLFFDRRNLLKAGLTIGAGSMLPNVAAAQAENPSAALFPAKRNETYTLDRPLTPEDTAARYNNFYEFGQVKNIYQAAQRLETRPWLIKVDGLVEKPFEIGIDDLMAKMGLEERLYRLRCVEAWSMAIPWTGFPMKKLVELAKPQSGVKYIRMETFLDPKVAPGQRQVWYPWPYVEGVTMAEAMNELTFVVTGAYGKPLAKQHGAPIRLHSPWKFGFKGVKSIKRISFTNERPKSYWEALQASEYGFWANVNPEVAHPRWSQATEEVLGTGNRVPTLKWNGYGDYVADMYKGLEGEKLYM encoded by the coding sequence ATGAACGTCATTCACCGTCGCGGGTGGGAGATTCCCGAACGTGAGGCGACGCCGGAACATTTGTTTTTCGATCGCCGTAATCTGTTGAAGGCCGGGCTGACCATCGGCGCGGGGTCGATGCTGCCGAATGTGGCCGCTGCGCAAGCTGAGAATCCATCGGCGGCGTTGTTTCCCGCCAAGCGCAACGAGACCTATACGCTCGATCGGCCGCTGACGCCGGAAGACACCGCGGCGCGCTACAATAATTTCTATGAATTCGGCCAGGTGAAGAACATCTATCAGGCGGCGCAGCGTCTGGAGACGCGGCCGTGGCTGATCAAGGTCGACGGCCTGGTCGAAAAGCCCTTCGAGATCGGCATTGACGATTTGATGGCGAAGATGGGGCTTGAGGAACGGCTCTATCGTCTGCGTTGTGTCGAGGCCTGGTCGATGGCCATTCCCTGGACCGGTTTTCCGATGAAGAAACTGGTCGAGCTGGCGAAGCCGCAATCGGGCGTGAAATATATTCGCATGGAAACCTTCCTCGATCCGAAGGTGGCGCCGGGACAACGGCAGGTCTGGTATCCTTGGCCCTATGTCGAGGGCGTGACCATGGCGGAAGCGATGAACGAGCTGACGTTCGTGGTGACGGGCGCTTATGGCAAGCCGCTGGCGAAACAGCATGGCGCGCCGATCCGTTTGCATTCACCGTGGAAATTTGGCTTCAAGGGCGTCAAGTCGATCAAGCGCATCAGCTTCACCAATGAGCGACCGAAGAGCTATTGGGAAGCCTTGCAGGCGTCTGAATATGGCTTCTGGGCCAATGTGAATCCGGAAGTGGCGCACCCCCGCTGGAGTCAGGCGACCGAGGAAGTGCTCGGCACTGGCAATCGCGTGCCGACTCTGAAGTGGAACGGCTACGGCGACTATGTCGCCGACATGTACAAGGGGCTGGAGGGCGAGAAGCTCTATATGTGA
- the prfA gene encoding peptide chain release factor 1, which yields MLPADKLNLIARRHQEISARLAGGATGAEFVALSRELAELDPVATAVDNWRTAQSDIAGVEAMLADPAIDGEMRALAEEEKRDAQARLEQIEQALRLALLPKDAADEHGAILEVRAGTGGDEAALFAGDLFRMYQRYAELHGWKMEVLSTSEGTAGGFKEIVAQVEGRGVFAKLKFESGVHRVQRVPDTETQGRIHTSAATVAVLPEAQEVDIDINEADLKVDTMRAQGAGGQHVNKTDSAVRITHIPTGTIVFVQEERSQHKNRARAMALLRSRIYDEQRQKLDNARAADRKSQVGSGDRSERIRTYNFPQGRVTDHRINLTLYKLDKIITGEALDEVIDPLITQHQADLLAESEK from the coding sequence ATGCTGCCCGCCGACAAACTCAATCTCATTGCCCGCCGCCACCAGGAGATTTCCGCACGCCTTGCCGGCGGCGCCACCGGCGCGGAATTCGTCGCGCTGTCGCGCGAACTGGCCGAGCTCGATCCGGTTGCCACCGCCGTCGACAATTGGCGCACGGCCCAGTCGGACATCGCCGGCGTCGAAGCCATGCTGGCCGATCCCGCCATCGACGGCGAAATGCGCGCCCTTGCCGAGGAGGAGAAGCGCGACGCGCAAGCCCGGCTCGAGCAGATTGAACAGGCCTTGCGCCTGGCGCTGTTACCCAAGGACGCCGCCGACGAGCACGGCGCCATCCTGGAAGTGCGCGCCGGCACCGGCGGCGATGAAGCCGCCCTCTTCGCGGGCGACCTGTTTCGCATGTATCAGCGCTACGCCGAACTGCATGGCTGGAAGATGGAAGTTCTCTCCACCAGCGAAGGCACGGCCGGCGGCTTCAAGGAAATCGTCGCCCAGGTGGAAGGGCGCGGCGTCTTCGCAAAGCTCAAGTTCGAATCCGGTGTCCATCGCGTGCAGCGCGTGCCCGACACGGAAACCCAGGGACGCATTCACACCTCGGCCGCTACCGTCGCCGTTCTGCCGGAAGCGCAGGAGGTCGACATTGATATCAACGAAGCCGATCTCAAGGTCGACACGATGCGCGCCCAGGGCGCTGGCGGCCAGCACGTCAACAAGACCGATTCCGCCGTGCGCATCACCCACATTCCCACCGGCACGATCGTCTTCGTGCAGGAGGAACGTTCGCAACATAAGAACCGCGCCCGCGCCATGGCGCTGTTGCGCTCCCGCATCTACGACGAGCAGCGCCAGAAACTCGACAACGCCCGCGCCGCCGATCGCAAATCGCAGGTCGGCTCGGGCGACCGTTCCGAGCGTATCCGCACCTATAATTTCCCGCAGGGTCGCGTCACCGACCACCGCATCAACCTGACGCTCTACAAGCTCGACAAGATCATCACCGGCGAAGCGCTCGACGAAGTGATCGATCCGTTGATCACCCAGCATCAGGCGGATCTTTTGGCGGAAAGTGAGAAGTAA
- the ptsP gene encoding phosphoenolpyruvate--protein phosphotransferase → MTTRGAIGGPRLLLRRLREVMAEPVTAQARLDKIVVQIASNMVAEVCSVYVLRDDGRLELFATEGLNREAVHLTTLRIGEGLVGLIAQRAEPLSLTDAQAHPAFSYKPETGEEIYQSFVGVPILRGGNTLGVLVVQNRARRTYSEEEIEVLETISMLLAEMIASGELQSIVRPGIDIGNRRPMALRGTAISEGVGLGHVVLHEPRVIVTQIIAEDTQREEERLNTAIEAMRANLDELLENDGMGGGEHREVLETFRMVANDRGWLRRLREAVRGGITAEAAVERVQNEARARLQRQADPYLRERLHDLDELANRLLHQLTGQELVTAPENLPDNAILVARSMGPAALLDYDRKRLRGLVLEDAGSSSHVAIVARALGIPTIGDVANITSLVEQGDAIIVDGSVGEVQLRPQHDVELAYSEKARLRARRQEQYRALRDTPSKTQDGVDIGLHMNAGLLVDLPLMAEAGVASIGLFRTELQFMLAPQFPRQEKQYALYNAVMQQVQDGFVTFRTLDIGGDKILPYMKTFEEENPALGWRAIRIGLDRPGLLRLQLRALLRAGAGRQLRIMFPMVASVEEFDAARACVYREIDHLRRHGHIMPSDLKLGVMIEVPSLLWQLDELLQRADFLSVGSNDLMQYLYAADRDNKRVSSRYDPMSPPALRALKRIADRANLAGKSLTLCGEIGGKPLEAMALIGIGYRSLSMSPASIGPVKAMLLGLNAGEITEFIGDLLDRRTGQTSLRPDLIAFAEAKGVPL, encoded by the coding sequence ATGACGACGCGCGGCGCGATTGGCGGGCCCCGCCTTCTGCTGCGCCGGCTTCGCGAGGTCATGGCGGAGCCGGTGACGGCACAGGCGCGCCTCGACAAGATCGTCGTTCAGATCGCCTCCAACATGGTGGCCGAAGTCTGCTCGGTCTATGTGCTTCGCGACGACGGCCGGCTCGAACTCTTCGCCACCGAAGGTCTGAACCGCGAAGCCGTCCATCTGACCACCCTGCGCATTGGCGAAGGTCTCGTCGGCTTGATCGCCCAGCGCGCTGAACCGCTGTCCTTGACCGACGCCCAGGCTCATCCGGCCTTCTCTTATAAGCCGGAAACGGGCGAAGAAATTTACCAGTCCTTCGTCGGCGTGCCGATCCTGCGCGGCGGCAACACGCTTGGCGTTCTCGTCGTCCAGAACCGCGCGCGGCGCACCTATTCGGAAGAAGAGATCGAGGTTCTAGAAACCATCTCGATGCTGCTGGCCGAGATGATCGCGTCGGGTGAATTACAGTCGATCGTCCGTCCCGGCATCGACATCGGCAATCGCCGCCCCATGGCGTTGCGCGGCACGGCGATTTCCGAAGGCGTCGGCCTTGGCCATGTGGTTTTGCATGAGCCGCGCGTCATCGTTACCCAGATCATCGCCGAGGACACGCAGCGCGAGGAAGAACGCCTCAACACCGCCATCGAGGCGATGCGCGCCAACCTCGACGAACTGCTCGAAAACGACGGCATGGGCGGCGGCGAACATCGCGAAGTGCTTGAAACCTTCCGCATGGTCGCCAACGATCGCGGCTGGCTGCGTCGCCTGCGCGAAGCGGTGCGCGGCGGCATCACCGCCGAGGCCGCTGTCGAGCGCGTGCAGAACGAAGCGCGCGCCCGCTTGCAACGCCAGGCCGATCCCTATCTGCGCGAGCGCCTGCACGACCTTGATGAACTGGCCAACCGGCTGCTGCATCAGCTCACCGGGCAGGAACTCGTCACCGCACCCGAAAACCTACCCGACAACGCCATTCTCGTTGCCCGCAGCATGGGACCGGCTGCTTTGCTCGACTATGATCGCAAGCGTCTGCGCGGCCTCGTGCTCGAAGATGCGGGCTCGTCGAGCCATGTCGCCATCGTCGCCCGCGCGCTCGGCATTCCGACCATCGGCGATGTCGCCAATATCACTAGCCTGGTCGAACAAGGCGACGCCATCATCGTCGATGGCAGTGTCGGCGAAGTGCAGCTACGTCCGCAGCACGACGTCGAACTGGCCTATAGCGAAAAGGCGCGGCTGCGTGCCCGCCGCCAGGAACAGTATCGCGCCTTGCGCGACACACCCTCGAAAACCCAGGACGGTGTCGACATCGGCCTGCATATGAACGCCGGCCTGTTGGTCGATCTGCCGCTGATGGCGGAAGCCGGCGTCGCCTCCATCGGCCTGTTCCGCACCGAACTGCAATTCATGCTGGCGCCGCAGTTTCCGCGCCAGGAAAAGCAATACGCGCTCTACAACGCGGTGATGCAACAGGTGCAGGATGGGTTCGTCACCTTCCGCACCCTCGACATCGGCGGCGATAAAATTCTGCCGTATATGAAGACCTTCGAGGAAGAGAATCCGGCGCTGGGTTGGCGCGCCATCCGCATTGGCCTCGATCGCCCCGGCCTGTTGCGCCTGCAATTGCGCGCCCTTTTGCGGGCTGGCGCCGGCCGGCAATTGCGCATCATGTTTCCCATGGTCGCCTCGGTCGAGGAGTTCGATGCGGCGCGCGCCTGCGTCTATCGCGAGATCGACCATCTGCGCCGCCATGGCCATATCATGCCGTCCGATCTCAAACTCGGCGTCATGATCGAAGTGCCGTCGCTGCTCTGGCAGCTCGATGAATTGCTGCAGCGCGCCGACTTCCTCTCGGTCGGCTCGAACGACCTGATGCAATATCTTTACGCCGCCGATCGCGACAACAAGCGCGTGTCATCGCGCTACGATCCCATGAGCCCGCCGGCGCTGCGCGCCCTCAAGCGCATCGCCGATCGCGCCAATCTGGCCGGCAAGTCGCTCACGCTCTGCGGCGAAATCGGCGGCAAGCCGCTCGAAGCCATGGCCCTCATCGGCATCGGCTATCGCTCGCTTTCCATGTCGCCGGCGAGCATCGGCCCAGTGAAAGCCATGCTGCTTGGGCTCAATGCCGGCGAGATCACCGAATTCATCGGCGACTTGCTCGATCGGCGCACCGGCCAGACCTCCCTGCGCCCCGACCTGATCGCCTTCGCCGAGGCCAAAGGCGTGCCGCTGTAG
- the trxB gene encoding thioredoxin-disulfide reductase produces the protein MIIVGSGPAGYTAAIYAARAMLEPVMISGFEPGGQLMITTDVENYPGFADPIQGPWLMEQMKAQAEHVGTRMVSDHITAVDLSRHPFRLKGDSGVDYTCDTLVIATGAKAKWLGIPSEEKFKGYGVSACATCDGFFYRGKEVIVVGGGNSAVEEALYLANLASKVTVVHRRDGFKAERILQERLFKHPKIEVVWDHALDEVTGTATPPGVTHARLRNVKTGEVTERAVDGVFVAIGHEPASELFKGQIEIKPNGYIRTAPDSTATNIPGVFAAGDVTDDIYRQAVTAAGMGCMAALEAERWLAAHEVTKVAAE, from the coding sequence ATGATCATCGTTGGTTCCGGCCCTGCGGGTTACACCGCCGCCATCTACGCCGCGCGCGCGATGTTGGAGCCGGTCATGATTTCGGGCTTCGAGCCCGGTGGTCAGCTGATGATCACGACGGATGTCGAGAACTATCCGGGCTTCGCCGATCCGATCCAGGGTCCGTGGCTGATGGAGCAGATGAAGGCGCAGGCCGAGCATGTCGGCACGCGCATGGTCTCCGACCACATCACCGCGGTGGATCTGTCGCGCCATCCGTTCCGCCTCAAGGGCGACAGCGGCGTCGATTACACCTGCGATACACTGGTGATCGCCACGGGTGCGAAAGCCAAATGGCTCGGCATTCCCTCCGAGGAGAAGTTCAAAGGCTACGGCGTTTCGGCCTGCGCCACCTGCGACGGCTTTTTCTATCGCGGCAAGGAAGTGATCGTGGTCGGCGGCGGCAATTCGGCGGTCGAGGAAGCGCTTTATCTCGCCAATCTCGCCTCGAAGGTCACGGTCGTGCATCGCCGCGACGGGTTCAAGGCCGAGCGCATCCTGCAGGAGCGGCTGTTCAAACATCCCAAGATCGAGGTGGTCTGGGATCACGCGCTCGACGAAGTGACCGGCACGGCGACGCCGCCGGGCGTGACCCATGCGCGCCTGCGCAACGTTAAAACCGGCGAAGTGACGGAGAGGGCTGTCGACGGCGTTTTCGTCGCCATCGGCCATGAGCCGGCGTCGGAACTGTTCAAGGGGCAGATCGAGATCAAGCCGAACGGCTATATTCGCACCGCGCCCGATTCGACGGCGACCAATATTCCAGGCGTTTTCGCCGCCGGCGACGTGACCGATGACATTTACCGCCAGGCTGTCACAGCAGCCGGCATGGGCTGTATGGCGGCCCTGGAAGCGGAGCGCTGGCTTGCCGCCCACGAAGTGACCAAGGTGGCGGCGGAGTAA
- a CDS encoding LysR family transcriptional regulator: MDWDKLRIFHAAAEAGSFTHAGEALGLSQSAVSRQISALEADLQVPLFHRHARGLILTEQGDVLFRTVRDVVVKLDATRTRLSDSRERPHGDLRVTTTVGIGTNWLTPRIGEFLELYPDIKLSILLSDDELDLSMREADVAIRVREPVQADIIRRRIFTMHFHAYASVAYLKRFGEPKSLEDLDHHRILTYGVSAQNYLSSVNSLHFAGRDAKNPRPSTLTVNNISALRRAVENGVGIAVLPDYIALADTQLVRILPQADMPELECYLAYAEEMKNVARVRVFRDFLVANAQRWDY; encoded by the coding sequence GTGGACTGGGACAAACTGAGAATATTCCACGCGGCGGCAGAGGCCGGGTCGTTTACCCATGCCGGCGAGGCACTGGGGCTGAGCCAGTCGGCCGTTAGCCGTCAGATCAGCGCGCTCGAGGCCGATCTGCAGGTACCGCTGTTCCACCGCCATGCCCGAGGGCTGATCCTGACCGAGCAGGGCGATGTTCTGTTTCGCACGGTGCGCGATGTCGTGGTCAAGCTGGACGCCACCCGCACCCGACTGTCGGACAGCCGGGAGCGGCCGCACGGCGACTTGCGCGTCACCACGACGGTGGGAATCGGGACCAATTGGCTGACGCCGCGAATCGGTGAGTTCCTGGAGCTTTATCCGGACATCAAACTGTCGATTCTATTGTCGGACGATGAGCTTGACCTGTCGATGCGTGAGGCCGACGTAGCGATCCGGGTGCGTGAGCCGGTGCAGGCCGACATCATCCGCCGACGCATTTTTACGATGCATTTTCATGCTTATGCATCAGTGGCTTACCTGAAGCGTTTCGGCGAGCCGAAGTCGCTCGAGGATCTCGATCACCACCGCATCCTGACCTATGGGGTGTCGGCGCAAAACTACTTGAGCAGCGTCAACTCCCTGCACTTTGCCGGCCGTGATGCAAAGAACCCGCGTCCCTCGACGCTCACCGTCAACAATATCTCGGCCCTGCGCCGGGCTGTGGAAAACGGTGTCGGCATCGCGGTGCTGCCCGACTATATCGCGCTCGCCGACACCCAGCTCGTTCGCATCCTGCCGCAGGCGGATATGCCCGAGCTTGAGTGCTATCTCGCCTATGCGGAAGAAATGAAGAATGTCGCAAGGGTTCGTGTGTTCAGGGACTTCCTGGTCGCGAACGCGCAGCGGTGGGACTATTAA